One Bacillus amyloliquefaciens DSM 7 = ATCC 23350 DNA window includes the following coding sequences:
- the rlbA gene encoding ribosome maturation protein RlbA: MANPISIDTEMITLGQFLKLADVIQSGGMAKWFLSEHEVTVNNEPDNRRGRKLYVGDVVAIEGFGSFQVVN, translated from the coding sequence ATGGCAAATCCGATTTCGATTGATACAGAAATGATTACGCTTGGCCAGTTTTTAAAATTAGCCGATGTGATTCAGTCCGGCGGCATGGCCAAATGGTTTCTGAGCGAGCATGAGGTGACTGTCAACAATGAACCTGACAATCGCCGCGGCAGAAAACTTTATGTTGGAGACGTGGTCGCGATTGAAGGATTTGGTTCATTTCAAGTCGTCAATTAA
- the gyrB gene encoding DNA topoisomerase (ATP-hydrolyzing) subunit B, translated as MEQQQNSYDENQIQVLEGLEAVRKRPGMYIGSTNSKGLHHLVWEIVDNSIDEALAGYCTDINIEIEKDNSITVKDNGRGIPVGIQEKMGRPAVEVIMTVLHAGGKFDGSGYKVSGGLHGVGASVVNALSTTLDVTVHRDGKIHYQAYERGVPVADLEVIGDTDKTGTITHFVPDPEIFKETTVYDYDLLSNRVRELAFLTKGVNITIEDKREGQERKNEYHYEGGIKSYVEYLNRSKEVIHEEPIYIEGEKDGITVEVALQYNDSYTSNIYSFTNNINTYEGGTHEAGFKTGLTRVINDYARRKGIFKENDPNLSGDDVREGLTAIISIKHPDPQFEGQTKTKLGNSEARTITDTLFSSALETFLLENPDSARKIVEKGLMAARARMAAKKARELTRRKSALEISNLPGKLADCSSKDPSISELYIVEGDSAGGSAKQGRDRHFQAILPLRGKILNVEKARLDKILSNNEVRSMITALGTGIGEDFNLEKARYHKVVIMTDADVDGAHIRTLLLTFFYRYMREIIENGYVYIAQPPLYKVQQGKRVEYAYNDKQLDELLKELPQSPKPGLQRYKGLGEMNATQLWETTMDPATRTLLQVNLEDAMDADETFEMLMGDKVEPRRNFIEANARYVKNLDI; from the coding sequence ATGGAACAGCAGCAAAATAGTTATGATGAGAATCAGATACAGGTATTAGAAGGTTTGGAAGCTGTTCGAAAGAGACCGGGGATGTACATCGGATCAACTAACAGCAAAGGCCTTCACCATTTGGTATGGGAAATCGTCGACAACAGTATTGACGAAGCCCTGGCCGGTTATTGTACAGATATTAACATCGAGATTGAAAAAGATAACAGCATTACCGTTAAAGACAACGGGCGCGGAATTCCGGTCGGTATCCAAGAGAAAATGGGCCGTCCTGCGGTTGAAGTCATCATGACCGTTCTTCACGCAGGCGGAAAATTTGACGGAAGCGGATATAAAGTATCCGGCGGTCTTCACGGTGTTGGGGCGTCTGTCGTAAACGCCTTATCGACCACTCTTGACGTTACGGTTCATCGTGACGGGAAAATCCATTATCAGGCGTATGAACGCGGTGTACCGGTGGCCGATCTTGAAGTGATCGGTGACACTGATAAGACCGGAACGATTACGCACTTCGTTCCCGATCCGGAAATTTTCAAAGAAACAACCGTATACGACTATGATCTGCTTTCAAACCGTGTCCGAGAATTGGCCTTCCTGACAAAGGGCGTCAACATCACGATTGAAGACAAACGTGAAGGACAAGAACGGAAAAACGAGTACCACTACGAAGGCGGAATCAAAAGCTACGTTGAGTACTTAAACCGTTCCAAAGAAGTCATTCATGAAGAGCCGATTTATATCGAAGGCGAGAAAGACGGCATAACGGTTGAAGTTGCATTGCAATACAACGACAGCTATACAAGCAACATTTATTCTTTCACGAATAACATCAACACATACGAAGGCGGCACGCACGAAGCCGGATTTAAAACCGGTTTGACCCGTGTCATAAACGACTATGCAAGAAGAAAAGGGATTTTCAAAGAAAATGATCCGAATCTGAGCGGTGATGATGTGAGAGAAGGGCTGACTGCCATCATTTCAATTAAGCACCCTGATCCGCAATTCGAAGGGCAGACGAAAACGAAGCTCGGCAACTCTGAAGCGAGAACGATTACTGATACGCTGTTTTCTTCCGCACTGGAAACATTCCTTCTTGAAAATCCGGACTCAGCCCGTAAAATCGTTGAAAAGGGCTTAATGGCCGCAAGAGCGCGGATGGCGGCGAAAAAAGCGCGGGAATTGACCCGGCGTAAAAGCGCACTTGAGATTTCCAATTTGCCGGGTAAACTGGCGGACTGTTCTTCTAAAGATCCGAGCATTTCCGAGCTGTATATCGTAGAGGGTGACTCTGCGGGCGGATCAGCGAAACAGGGACGGGACCGTCATTTCCAAGCCATTCTGCCGCTGCGGGGTAAGATTCTGAACGTTGAGAAAGCAAGACTTGATAAGATTCTCTCAAACAATGAGGTCAGATCAATGATTACGGCTCTCGGGACAGGAATCGGAGAAGACTTTAATCTTGAAAAAGCGCGTTATCATAAAGTGGTTATCATGACGGATGCCGATGTTGACGGCGCCCACATCAGAACGCTTTTATTAACGTTCTTCTACAGATACATGCGGGAGATTATTGAAAACGGCTATGTCTACATTGCTCAGCCGCCGCTTTACAAAGTGCAGCAGGGAAAACGGGTGGAATACGCTTATAACGATAAGCAGCTTGATGAGCTTTTAAAAGAGCTTCCGCAATCACCCAAGCCCGGCCTCCAGCGTTATAAAGGTCTCGGGGAAATGAACGCGACTCAGCTATGGGAAACGACAATGGACCCGGCGACCAGAACGCTTCTGCAGGTCAATCTTGAAGATGCGATGGACGCTGACGAGACTTTTGAAATGCTGATGGGTGACAAAGTAGAACCGCGCAGAAACTTCATAGAAGCAAACGCCAGATACGTGAAAAACCTTGATATTTAA
- the remB gene encoding extracellular matrix regulator RemB — MYIHLGDDFVVSTRDIVGIFDCKVNVSPIVEEFLDRQKEKVVPSVNGTPKSIVVTTENIYYSPLSSGTLKKRAQFMLEIDS, encoded by the coding sequence TTGTATATTCATTTAGGTGACGACTTTGTCGTTTCAACACGCGATATCGTCGGCATTTTTGACTGCAAGGTCAATGTATCGCCGATCGTTGAAGAATTTCTGGACAGACAGAAAGAAAAAGTAGTGCCGTCCGTAAATGGCACACCAAAGTCTATCGTAGTCACGACTGAGAATATATATTACTCTCCCTTATCTTCCGGCACACTGAAGAAACGTGCGCAATTTATGTTAGAAATAGATTCTTAG
- the recF gene encoding DNA replication/repair protein RecF (All proteins in this family for which functions are known are DNA-binding proteins that assist the filamentation of RecA onto DNA for the initiation of recombination or recombinational repair.) produces MYIQNLELTSYRNYERAELQFENKVNVIIGENAQGKTNLMEAIYVLSMAKSHRTSNDKELIRWDEDYAKIEGRVMKRNGDIPMQLVISKKGKKGKVNHIEQQKLSQYVGALNTIMFAPEDLNLVKGSPQVRRRFLDMEIGQVSAVYLYDLSLYQKILSQRNHFLKQLQSRKQTDRTMLDVLTDQLIEAAAKVVAKRLQFTAQLEKWAQPIHSGISRGLEELTLKYHTALDVSDPKDLSKIGNSYQESFSKLKEKEIERGVTLFGPHRDDVLFYVNGRDVQTYGSQGQQRTTALSLKLAEIDLIHEEIGEYPILLLDDVLSELDDYRQSHLLHTIQGRVQTFVTTTSVDGIDHETLHQAGMFRVENGALVK; encoded by the coding sequence TTGTATATCCAAAATTTAGAATTAACATCCTACCGTAATTATGAGCGCGCTGAGCTTCAATTCGAAAACAAGGTGAATGTGATCATCGGGGAAAATGCCCAAGGCAAAACCAATCTGATGGAAGCCATCTATGTTCTTTCGATGGCAAAATCGCACCGCACCTCAAATGATAAAGAACTTATACGGTGGGACGAAGACTATGCTAAAATAGAAGGAAGAGTGATGAAGCGCAACGGGGACATCCCGATGCAGCTGGTCATCTCCAAAAAAGGTAAAAAGGGCAAAGTCAATCATATAGAGCAGCAAAAACTCAGTCAGTATGTCGGAGCGCTGAACACCATTATGTTTGCCCCCGAGGACTTAAATCTCGTTAAAGGCAGCCCTCAGGTGAGGAGGAGATTTCTTGATATGGAGATCGGGCAGGTATCTGCCGTTTATCTGTATGATTTATCTCTTTATCAAAAAATCCTTTCCCAGCGGAATCATTTTCTGAAACAGCTGCAAAGCCGGAAACAGACTGACCGGACCATGCTTGACGTTCTCACTGATCAGCTGATTGAAGCAGCCGCGAAAGTTGTCGCCAAACGTCTGCAGTTTACGGCACAGCTTGAAAAATGGGCGCAGCCGATCCATTCCGGCATTTCCCGGGGACTTGAGGAACTGACGCTTAAGTATCACACGGCGCTTGATGTATCAGATCCCAAAGATTTGTCGAAAATAGGTAACAGCTACCAGGAGTCTTTTTCGAAATTAAAAGAAAAAGAAATAGAACGAGGCGTCACATTATTCGGGCCGCATCGGGATGATGTCCTTTTTTATGTGAACGGACGCGATGTGCAGACTTACGGTTCGCAGGGACAGCAGCGTACGACGGCTTTGTCTTTGAAGCTGGCCGAAATAGATTTAATTCATGAAGAAATCGGAGAATATCCCATTTTACTTTTGGATGATGTACTAAGCGAGCTGGATGATTACCGCCAGTCCCATTTGCTTCATACAATCCAAGGCCGTGTGCAGACATTTGTCACCACGACGAGTGTGGATGGCATTGACCACGAAACCTTACATCAAGCAGGAATGTTCCGTGTGGAAAACGGTGCGTTAGTGAAGTGA
- the gyrA gene encoding DNA gyrase subunit A: MSEQNTPQVREVNISQEMRTSFLDYAMSVIVSRALPDVRDGLKPVHRRILYAMNDLGMTSDKPYKKSARIVGEVIGKYHPHGDSAVYESMVRMAQDFNYRYMLVDGHGNFGSVDGDSAAAMRYTEARMSKIAMEILRDITKDTIDYQDNYDGSEREPAVMPSRFPNLLVNGAAGIAVGMATNIPPHQLGEVIDGVLAVSENPEITIQELMEYIPGPDFPTAGQILGRSGIRKAYESGRGSITIRAKAEIEQTSSGKERIIVTELPYQVNKARLIEKIADLVRDKKIEGITDLRDESDRNGMRVVIELRRDANAHVILNNLYKQTALQTSFGINLLALVDGQPKVLSLKQCLEHYLDHQKVVIRRRTAYELRKAEARAHILEGLRIALDHLDAVISLIRNSQTAEIARTGLIEQFSLTEKQAQAILDMRLQRLTGLEREKIEEEYQSLVALIAELKDILANEERVLEIIREELNEIKERFNDERRTEIVTSGLETIEDEDLIERENIVITLTHNGYVKRLPASTYRSQKRGGKGVQGMGTNEDDFVEHLISTSTHDTILFFSNKGKVYRSKGYEIPEYGRTAKGIPIINLLEVEKGEWINAIIPVSTFDEELYLFFTTKQGVSKRTALSQFANIRNNGLIALGLREDDELMAVRLTDGKKQIIIGTKNGLLIRFPEEDVRQMGRTAAGVKGITLTDDDVVVGMEILEEDSHVLIVTENGYGKRTPASEYRVQSRGGKGLKTCKITDSNGPLVTVKATRGEEDLMIITASGVLIRMDINDISTTGRVTQGVRLIRMSDQEHVATVALVEKNEEEPEETEEV, from the coding sequence ATGAGTGAACAAAACACACCACAAGTACGTGAAGTCAATATCAGTCAGGAAATGCGGACATCCTTCCTGGACTACGCAATGAGCGTTATCGTATCCCGGGCGCTTCCGGATGTGCGTGACGGTCTGAAGCCGGTTCACAGACGGATTTTATACGCAATGAATGATTTAGGCATGACCAGTGACAAGCCATATAAAAAATCTGCCCGTATCGTCGGTGAAGTTATCGGTAAGTACCACCCGCACGGTGATTCAGCGGTTTACGAATCAATGGTCAGAATGGCGCAGGATTTTAACTACCGCTACATGCTTGTTGACGGACACGGCAACTTCGGTTCGGTAGACGGCGACTCAGCGGCTGCGATGCGTTATACAGAAGCGAGAATGTCAAAAATCGCAATGGAAATTCTGCGTGACATTACGAAAGACACGATTGACTATCAAGACAACTATGACGGTTCAGAAAGAGAACCAGCCGTCATGCCTTCAAGATTTCCGAATCTGCTCGTGAACGGGGCTGCCGGTATTGCGGTCGGAATGGCGACAAACATTCCTCCGCATCAGCTTGGGGAAGTCATTGACGGCGTGCTTGCCGTAAGTGAAAATCCAGAGATTACAATCCAAGAGCTGATGGAATACATCCCGGGACCGGATTTTCCGACGGCCGGCCAGATTTTAGGCCGGAGCGGCATCCGTAAGGCATATGAATCCGGACGGGGATCCATTACGATCCGGGCTAAGGCTGAAATCGAACAGACATCATCAGGAAAAGAAAGAATTATTGTCACGGAACTTCCTTATCAGGTGAACAAGGCGAGATTAATTGAAAAAATCGCAGATCTTGTCCGGGACAAAAAAATCGAAGGAATTACCGATCTGCGTGACGAATCCGACCGTAACGGAATGAGAGTCGTCATTGAGCTCCGCCGTGACGCCAATGCTCACGTCATTTTGAATAACCTGTACAAACAAACGGCTCTGCAGACGTCTTTCGGAATCAACCTGCTGGCGCTCGTTGACGGACAGCCGAAGGTACTGAGCCTGAAACAATGTCTGGAGCATTATCTTGATCACCAGAAGGTTGTCATCCGACGCAGAACGGCTTACGAACTTCGTAAAGCTGAAGCGAGAGCTCACATCCTGGAAGGGTTAAGAATTGCTCTTGATCATTTAGACGCGGTGATTTCTCTCATCCGTAATTCTCAGACGGCTGAAATTGCCAGAACGGGTTTAATCGAACAATTCTCACTGACTGAAAAACAAGCGCAAGCCATTCTGGATATGCGTCTTCAGCGATTAACCGGTCTGGAGCGCGAAAAGATTGAAGAAGAATATCAATCACTTGTTGCGCTTATCGCCGAGCTGAAAGATATTTTAGCCAATGAAGAAAGAGTGCTCGAAATCATCCGTGAAGAACTCAATGAAATCAAAGAGCGGTTCAATGATGAGAGACGCACTGAAATCGTGACGTCCGGTCTTGAAACAATTGAAGATGAAGATCTCATCGAGAGAGAAAACATCGTCATCACGCTGACCCATAACGGCTATGTTAAACGCCTCCCAGCGTCCACATACCGCAGTCAAAAACGAGGCGGAAAAGGCGTACAGGGAATGGGTACGAATGAAGATGACTTCGTGGAACACTTAATTTCTACATCAACGCACGATACGATTCTGTTCTTCTCTAATAAAGGGAAGGTATACCGTTCTAAAGGGTATGAAATCCCTGAATACGGCCGTACGGCAAAAGGTATTCCGATTATTAACCTTCTAGAGGTTGAAAAAGGCGAATGGATTAATGCCATTATTCCGGTCAGCACATTTGATGAGGAGCTTTACCTCTTCTTTACGACAAAACAAGGGGTATCGAAACGTACGGCACTGTCCCAGTTTGCGAATATACGGAATAACGGGCTGATCGCTCTGGGTCTTCGGGAAGACGATGAACTGATGGCCGTCCGCTTGACTGACGGCAAGAAACAAATCATCATCGGAACGAAGAACGGTTTGCTGATCCGTTTCCCGGAAGAAGATGTAAGACAAATGGGACGCACAGCTGCAGGTGTTAAAGGCATCACGCTGACAGACGATGATGTCGTTGTAGGCATGGAGATTCTCGAAGAAGACTCCCATGTCCTCATAGTGACAGAAAACGGCTACGGCAAACGTACACCGGCTTCAGAATACAGAGTCCAAAGCCGGGGCGGAAAAGGTCTTAAAACATGTAAAATTACTGACAGTAACGGTCCGCTAGTAACAGTTAAAGCCACAAGAGGCGAAGAAGACTTAATGATCATTACGGCAAGCGGCGTGTTAATCAGAATGGATATTAATGATATCTCCACTACGGGACGCGTAACACAAGGCGTCCGTCTGATCCGCATGTCTGATCAAGAGCACGTGGCCACTGTTGCGCTCGTGGAAAAGAATGAAGAAGAGCCGGAAGAAACCGAAGAAGTATAA
- the dnaN gene encoding DNA polymerase III subunit beta encodes MKFTIQKDRLVESVQDVLKAVSSRTTIPILTGIKIVASDEGVSFTGSDSDISIESFIPKEEDDKEIVTIDQPGSIVLQARFFSEIVKKLPMATVEIEVQNQYLTIIRFGKAEFNLNGLDADEYPHLPQIEEHHAIQIPTDLLKNLIRQTVFAVSASETRPILTGVNWKVENGELLCTATDSHRLALRKAKLDIPEDSSYNVVIPGKSLTELSKILDDSQELVDIVITETQVLFKAKNVLFFSRLLDGNYPDTTSLIPQESKTEIVVNTKEFLQAIDRASLLAREGRNNVVKLSAKPADSLEISSNSPEIGKVVEAVLADQIDGEELNISFSPKYMMDALKVLEGADIRISFTGAMRPFLIRTPNDETIVQLILPVRTY; translated from the coding sequence ATGAAATTTACGATTCAAAAAGATCGTTTAGTCGAAAGTGTACAAGACGTTCTAAAAGCTGTTTCATCCAGAACAACAATTCCCATTCTTACCGGTATTAAGATCGTAGCCTCAGATGAAGGAGTATCATTTACAGGAAGCGACTCTGATATTTCAATCGAGTCATTCATTCCAAAAGAAGAAGATGATAAGGAAATCGTGACGATCGATCAGCCGGGAAGTATCGTGCTGCAAGCCCGTTTCTTCAGTGAAATCGTTAAAAAACTTCCGATGGCGACTGTTGAAATCGAAGTTCAAAATCAATATTTAACGATTATCCGCTTCGGAAAAGCCGAATTTAATTTAAACGGCCTTGATGCAGATGAATATCCTCATCTTCCGCAAATCGAAGAGCATCATGCCATTCAGATTCCGACGGACCTTTTGAAAAACCTAATCCGTCAAACCGTGTTCGCTGTGTCCGCCTCAGAAACACGCCCTATCTTGACAGGTGTAAACTGGAAAGTGGAAAACGGTGAATTATTATGCACTGCCACGGATAGCCATCGACTCGCTTTAAGAAAGGCGAAGCTTGATATTCCGGAAGACAGCTCTTATAACGTCGTCATCCCCGGAAAAAGCTTAACCGAGCTGAGCAAAATTCTTGATGACAGCCAAGAACTGGTAGATATCGTTATTACAGAAACGCAAGTTCTGTTTAAAGCGAAAAACGTATTGTTCTTCTCAAGGCTGCTTGACGGAAATTATCCGGACACGACCAGCTTAATTCCGCAGGAAAGCAAAACAGAAATCGTCGTGAACACGAAGGAATTTTTACAGGCGATAGACCGTGCTTCTTTATTGGCGAGAGAAGGCCGCAACAACGTTGTAAAGCTTTCTGCCAAACCGGCAGACTCGCTTGAGATTTCATCAAACTCTCCGGAAATCGGGAAAGTAGTCGAAGCTGTGCTGGCTGACCAGATTGACGGCGAGGAATTAAATATTTCATTCAGTCCAAAATATATGATGGACGCACTGAAAGTACTTGAAGGAGCGGACATCCGTATCAGCTTTACGGGAGCGATGAGACCGTTTCTTATCCGTACGCCGAATGATGAAACCATCGTTCAGCTCATCCTTCCGGTCAGAACGTATTAA